In Micromonospora cremea, the genomic window AGCACGTCGTTACGCATCCCGCCGCTGACCGCGATCACCGCGTCCGCCGCCTCCACCGCCGTGCGCTCGCACCACGAGGAGAGCGCATAGCCGCCGCCGAGCTGCTCGGCCTTCCACGGCCGCAGCGGCTCCAGACTGTGCGCGGTCATCACGTGCGGCACCCCGTGCAGCAGCTTCGCGGTGTGCCCGGCCAGGTTGGCGTACCAGGTGTGGCTGTGCACCACGTCGGTGCCGGCCGTGCCGGCGGCCATCTCCAGGTCCACGCCCATCGTGCGCAGCGCGGCGTTCGCGCCGGTCAGGCCCGGCGGTTCGGCGTACGCGGTGACGCCGGGCTCGGTGCGCGGCAGACCGAAGCAGTGCACCCGCACGTCGGCCAGGCGGCGCAACTCCCGGGCCAGGTACTCGACGTGCACTCCGGCGCCGCCGTAGACCTCCGGCGGGTACTCACGGGTCAGCAGATCGACGCGCAGGGATCCGGTGGCCGGGGAGGAGTCGGTCATGTGCGCACCCTAGTGCAGAAGTGTCCCCGTACGAGTGGTGAAGTGGGACGAGGGTGGATAGCGTCTGGGCATGGCTGCCAAGGTGCTCGCGATCGTCCTGGCGGGTGGGGAGGGCAAGCGCCTGATGCCACTCACCACGGACCGGGCCAAGCCGGCCGTCCCGTTCGGCGGGATGTACCGCATGGTCGACTTCGTCCTCTCCAACCTGGCCAACGCCGGCTATCTCAAGATCGTCGTGCTGACCCAGTACAAGTCCCACTCCCTCGACCGGCACATCACCAAGACCTGGCGGATGTCCACGCTGCTCGGCAACTACGTCACCCCGGTGCCGGCGCAGCAGCGTCGCGGCCCCTGGTGGTTCGCCGGCTCCGCCGACGCGATCTACCAGAGCTTCAACCTGATCAACGACGAGCAGCCCGACTACGTGATCGTCTTCGGCGCCGACCATATCTACCGGATGGACCCGCGGCAGATGGTGGAGGACCACATCGCCTCTGGCGCCGCCGTGACCGTCGCCGGCATCCGCCAACCGCTGTCGATGGCCGACCAGTTCGGCGTCATCGAGGTCGGCGAGGACGGCCGACGCATCCGGGCGTTCCGGGAGAAGCCCACCGACGCGGTCGGCCTGCCCGACGCGCCGGACGAGATCTACGCCTCGATGGGCAACTACGTCTTCACCACCCGCGCGCTCTGCGAGGCCGTCGAGCGCGACGCGGAGGACAAGACCAGCAAGCACGACATGGGCGGCAGCATCATTCCGATGCTCGTCGAGCGGGGCGAGGCGAACGTTTACGACTTCCGCGACAACGAGGTGCCGGGCAGCACCGACCGGGACCGCGGCTACTGGCGCGACGTCGGAACGCTCGACTCGTTCTACGACGCGCACATGGATCTGATCAACGTGCACCCGGTGTTCAACATGTACAACTTCGACTGGCCGATCTACACCGAGCAGCCGCCGTGGCCGCCGGCGAAGTTCGTGCACCAGTGGGGGGAGCGGGTCGGCCGGGCGGTCGGCTCGATGGTCTCCCCGGGCGTGGTGATCTCCGGCTCGCTGGTGGAAAATTCGATCGTCTCGCCCAAGGTGCGGGTGCACTCCTGGGCGCACGTCGAGGGCTCGGTGCTGATGGAGGGTGTGGAGATTGGCCGGCACGCGGTGGTCCGGCGCGCCATCCTGGACAAGAACGTGTTCGTCCCGGAGGGCGCCGAGATCGGTGTCGACCTGGAGAAGGACCGGCAGCGCTACACCGTTTCCGACAACGGCATCGTGGTGATCGGCAAGGGCCAGAAGGTCGAGTTGTGACCCGGGTTCGCCCGTCGTCCGTCGCAGTACCGAGGAGGTAGAGCCCCGTGACCCATCCCCGTGCCGGCCAGCCCGCCGAGCCCGCCGACCTGGTCGACGTGCCGCGCCTGGTGACCGCCTACTACGCCGAGCATCCGGACCCCGCGGACCCGGCGCAGCAGGTCTCCTTCGGCACCTCCGGCCACCGGGGCTCCAGCCTGCGCAACGCGTTCAACTCCGACCACATCCTCGCGGTCACCCAGGCGCTCTGCGACTACCGGCGGGAGCAGGGCCTGGACGGCCCGCTCTTCCTCGCCCGGGACACCCACGCGCTCTCCGCGCCGGCCGCGGTGGACGCCCTGGAGGTGCTCGCCGCCAACGGGGTCACCGTGCTGGTGGACAGCCGCGACGGCTACACCCCCACCCCGGCGCTGTCGCACGCGATCCTCACCCACAACCGGGGGCGCACCAGCGGGCTCGCCGACGGCATCGTCATCACCCCGTCGCACAACCCGCCCGACGACGGCGGCTTCAAGTACAACCCCACCAACGGCGGGCCGGCCGACACCGACGTCACCCGGTGGATCCAGGACCGGGCCAACGCGATCCTCGCCGCCGGGCTCAAGGAGGTCTGCCGGATCACCTACGCGCGGGCCCGGGCCGCAGACACCACCGGGGAGTACGACTTCCTCGCCAGCTACGTCGACGACCTGCCGGCCGCGATCGACATCGACGCCATCCGCGACGCCGGGGTCCGCATCGGCGCGGATCCGCTCGGCGGGGCGAGCGTTGCGTACTGGGGCGAGATCGCCGATCGGCACCGGCTTGCCCTGACCGTGGTCAACCCGACGGTCGACCCGACCTGGCGGTTCATGACGCTGGACGGCGACGGCAAGATCCGGATGGACTGCTCCTCGCCGAACGCGATGGCGTCGCTGATCGCCGCCCGCGCCGACTACCAGATCTCCACCGGCAACGACGCCGACGCCGACCGGCACGGCATCGTCACCCCGGACGCCGGCCTGATGAACCCCAACCACTACCTCGCGGTGGCGATCAACCACCTGTTCCGCACCCGCAGCGACTGGGGCCCGGCCGCCGCGGTGGGCAAGACCCTGGTCTCCTCGTCGATGATCGACCGCGTCGCCGCCGACCTGGGCCGGCCGCTGCTGGAGGTGCCGGTCGGCTTCAAGTGGTTCGTGCCCGGGCTGCTGGACGGCGCGGTCGGCTTCGGTGGCGAGGAGAGCGCCGGCGCGTCGTTCCTGCGCCGTGACGGCTCCACCTGGACCACCGACAAGGACGGCCTCCTGCTCTGCCTGCTCGCCGCCGAGATCCTGGCCAGCACCGGGCGCAGCCCGAGCGAGCACTGGGCGGAGCTGGCGGAGCGGTTCGGCGCGCCCGCGTACGCCCGGATCGACGCCCCCGCCACCCGGGAACAGAAGGCCGTGCTCGGCAAGCTCTCCCCGGAGCAGGTCACCGCCACCGAACTGGCCGGCGAGCCGATCACCGCGACGCTGACCACCGCGCCCGGCAACGGTGCGGCGATCGGCGGCCTCAAGGTCAGCACGAAGTCCGGCTGGTTCGCCGCCCGGCCCTCCGGCACCGAGGACGTCTACAAGGTCTACGCCGAGTCGTTCCAGGGCCCGGACCACCTGGCGCGCATCCAGCAGGAGGCCAAGGCCTTGGTCGACGGGGTGCTCGGGCAGGCCTGAGCGCGCCCCGCAGCCCCCGGCCCCACCCCTCCGCAGTTGATCATGAAGTTGTTGCCGCGACACGCCGCGCCGGGCGGCAATAACTTCATGGTCAATTGCGGGCGGGCGACGGGGGAGCGGGCTGTGCCCGGGCCCGGTCAGCAGGGCGGCGGCAGCTCCCGCTGGCGCCGCCGCAACTCATCGGGGAGCAGCTCGCTGAGCTGCTCCGGCAGGAACGGCAGGTCGAGCAGGGTCATCTTCAACTGGTTGCGTTCCTGGTAGCGCAACGGGTCGAAGCGGACCACCAGGCCGGCGTCGCGGCGGTAGCTGATGTCCACGGTGCCCTCGGTCGCCGCGTCCCGGAACACCAACCCGTCCATCTCCACCACGACCGCAGACGAGTTGGGCTCCAGCTCCAGCCGGATCTTCTCGTCCGGTGAAAGCACCACCGACCGGGAGATGCCGGCCATCGGCGCCGACGGCGTCACCACCACCGCGTCCGCCGCCGGGGAGATCAGCGGGCCGCCCGCGGCGTAGCTGTACGCCGTGGAGCCGGTCGGCGTGCTGACCACCAGGGCGTCGCAGCGGTAGTAGCCGTACTGCTGGCCGTCCACCGCGAGAGTGGCGGTGACGAAGCCGGAGCCCGGCTGGCGGACCAGCGCGATGTCGTTGAACGCCACCACGTCGTCGCCGCACACGTCGCAGGCCAGGCAGGCGTGCGACTCGATGGTGAAGTCCTTCGACAGCAGTCGGCTCAACGCCTCCGGCAGCTCCGGCGGCTCGATCTCGACCAGGAAGCCGAGACGGCCCAGGTGCACGCCGAGCACCGGCTTCGGGTCGAGGACGGCGGAGCGCAGCGCGCCCAGCATTGTGCCGTCACCGCCGATGCTGATTAACGCGTCGGCGCGGACGGCCACCTCGTCCTCCGGGACGGGCTCGACGCTGGCCGGCACGCGGTGCTTGTCCTCCGCGCGCACCATCAGCGACTTGTGGTGGCGCGTCGCCCACCGTTCGATGATCCCGACCACCTCGGTGACATCCCGGGTGGGGTGCAGTACCAGACCCAGCCCCGACACCCGTACAGCTCACCACATCGGTGGCAACCGCGCCCGGCGTACAC contains:
- the glgC gene encoding glucose-1-phosphate adenylyltransferase, with protein sequence MAAKVLAIVLAGGEGKRLMPLTTDRAKPAVPFGGMYRMVDFVLSNLANAGYLKIVVLTQYKSHSLDRHITKTWRMSTLLGNYVTPVPAQQRRGPWWFAGSADAIYQSFNLINDEQPDYVIVFGADHIYRMDPRQMVEDHIASGAAVTVAGIRQPLSMADQFGVIEVGEDGRRIRAFREKPTDAVGLPDAPDEIYASMGNYVFTTRALCEAVERDAEDKTSKHDMGGSIIPMLVERGEANVYDFRDNEVPGSTDRDRGYWRDVGTLDSFYDAHMDLINVHPVFNMYNFDWPIYTEQPPWPPAKFVHQWGERVGRAVGSMVSPGVVISGSLVENSIVSPKVRVHSWAHVEGSVLMEGVEIGRHAVVRRAILDKNVFVPEGAEIGVDLEKDRQRYTVSDNGIVVIGKGQKVEL
- the pgm gene encoding phosphoglucomutase (alpha-D-glucose-1,6-bisphosphate-dependent), which codes for MTHPRAGQPAEPADLVDVPRLVTAYYAEHPDPADPAQQVSFGTSGHRGSSLRNAFNSDHILAVTQALCDYRREQGLDGPLFLARDTHALSAPAAVDALEVLAANGVTVLVDSRDGYTPTPALSHAILTHNRGRTSGLADGIVITPSHNPPDDGGFKYNPTNGGPADTDVTRWIQDRANAILAAGLKEVCRITYARARAADTTGEYDFLASYVDDLPAAIDIDAIRDAGVRIGADPLGGASVAYWGEIADRHRLALTVVNPTVDPTWRFMTLDGDGKIRMDCSSPNAMASLIAARADYQISTGNDADADRHGIVTPDAGLMNPNHYLAVAINHLFRTRSDWGPAAAVGKTLVSSSMIDRVAADLGRPLLEVPVGFKWFVPGLLDGAVGFGGEESAGASFLRRDGSTWTTDKDGLLLCLLAAEILASTGRSPSEHWAELAERFGAPAYARIDAPATREQKAVLGKLSPEQVTATELAGEPITATLTTAPGNGAAIGGLKVSTKSGWFAARPSGTEDVYKVYAESFQGPDHLARIQQEAKALVDGVLGQA
- a CDS encoding NAD(+)/NADH kinase; protein product: MGLVLHPTRDVTEVVGIIERWATRHHKSLMVRAEDKHRVPASVEPVPEDEVAVRADALISIGGDGTMLGALRSAVLDPKPVLGVHLGRLGFLVEIEPPELPEALSRLLSKDFTIESHACLACDVCGDDVVAFNDIALVRQPGSGFVTATLAVDGQQYGYYRCDALVVSTPTGSTAYSYAAGGPLISPAADAVVVTPSAPMAGISRSVVLSPDEKIRLELEPNSSAVVVEMDGLVFRDAATEGTVDISYRRDAGLVVRFDPLRYQERNQLKMTLLDLPFLPEQLSELLPDELRRRQRELPPPC